One stretch of Planococcus sp. PAMC 21323 DNA includes these proteins:
- the tsf gene encoding translation elongation factor Ts, which produces MAVTAQMVKELREKTGAGMMDCKKALVQTDGDMEAALDFLREKGLSSASKKADRIAAEGITSILVQENEAIIFEVNAETDFVAKNDGFQTLVKELGEHLIASKPATVEEANASTMSNGLTVADHISNAIAKIGEKITLRRFEIRTKTDADAFGPYLHMGGRISVLVVLENSTDSAAARDIAMHIAALNPKYISRDEVSADEVEHERKILTEQALNEGKPEKIVAKMVEGRLGKYFEDICLLDQAFVKNSDQKVRDFVTSTGGSIKEFIRYEVGEGIEKREDNFADEVMSQVNKK; this is translated from the coding sequence ATGGCAGTTACAGCACAAATGGTAAAAGAATTGCGCGAGAAAACAGGCGCAGGTATGATGGATTGTAAAAAAGCTTTAGTACAAACAGACGGAGATATGGAAGCAGCTTTAGATTTCCTACGTGAAAAAGGACTTTCAAGTGCTTCTAAAAAAGCAGACCGTATTGCAGCTGAAGGGATCACTTCAATTCTTGTACAAGAAAACGAAGCGATTATCTTCGAAGTAAACGCAGAGACTGATTTTGTTGCAAAAAACGACGGTTTCCAAACATTAGTAAAAGAATTAGGCGAGCACTTAATCGCTTCAAAACCAGCAACAGTTGAAGAAGCTAACGCTTCTACAATGTCTAATGGCTTAACTGTTGCGGACCACATTTCTAATGCAATCGCTAAAATTGGTGAAAAAATCACTTTGCGCCGCTTTGAAATCCGTACTAAAACAGATGCTGATGCTTTCGGACCATACCTACACATGGGTGGCAGAATTTCAGTACTAGTAGTTCTTGAGAACTCTACAGATTCAGCTGCTGCTCGCGATATCGCTATGCACATTGCTGCTTTAAACCCAAAATACATTTCTCGTGACGAAGTATCTGCTGACGAAGTAGAGCACGAGCGCAAAATTTTAACTGAGCAAGCATTAAACGAAGGCAAACCTGAAAAAATCGTTGCTAAAATGGTTGAAGGCCGTCTTGGTAAATATTTCGAAGACATTTGCTTGCTTGACCAAGCATTTGTTAAGAACTCAGATCAAAAAGTTCGTGATTTCGTAACTTCTACAGGTGGATCTATTAAAGAATTCATCCGTTATGAAGTTGGAGAAGGAATCGAAAAACGTGAAGACAACTTTGCTGATGAAGTTATGAGCCAAGTTAACAAAAAATAA
- the pyrH gene encoding UMP kinase — MSVQQYKRIVLKLSGEAMAGGQGFGLSPEIIKSVASQVKEVVELGVEVAVVVGGGNIWRGKVGSEMGMDRATADYMGMLATVMNSLALQDSLEKQDVETRVLSSIEMRQVAEPYIRRRAIRHLEKKRVVIFAAGTGNPYFSTDTTAALRAAEIEADVILMAKNNVDGVYSADPKTDSTAVKYEELSYFDVIQQGLQVMDSTASTLCMDNDIPLVVFSIMEKGNIKRAVLGEKIGTVVRRTL, encoded by the coding sequence ATGAGTGTTCAGCAATATAAACGCATTGTATTAAAACTAAGTGGTGAAGCAATGGCAGGAGGACAGGGTTTCGGATTGTCCCCTGAAATTATCAAATCAGTAGCAAGCCAAGTAAAAGAAGTGGTAGAACTCGGAGTAGAAGTGGCAGTTGTTGTAGGTGGCGGTAACATTTGGAGAGGTAAAGTTGGTTCTGAGATGGGCATGGATCGTGCGACAGCGGATTATATGGGCATGTTAGCGACTGTGATGAACTCATTGGCTTTACAAGATTCACTAGAAAAACAAGATGTAGAAACGCGTGTCTTGTCATCTATCGAAATGCGCCAAGTAGCTGAGCCTTATATCCGTAGAAGAGCCATTCGTCATTTAGAGAAAAAACGAGTAGTTATTTTTGCGGCAGGTACAGGAAATCCATATTTCTCAACGGATACAACAGCAGCGTTGCGCGCGGCCGAAATTGAAGCCGATGTTATTTTGATGGCGAAAAACAATGTTGATGGTGTTTATTCAGCTGATCCGAAGACAGATTCTACCGCTGTTAAATACGAAGAACTTTCTTATTTCGACGTAATTCAACAAGGTTTGCAAGTGATGGATTCAACAGCTTCTACGCTTTGTATGGACAATGATATCCCACTCGTAGTATTCTCTATTATGGAAAAAGGAAATATAAAAAGAGCTGTACTCGGAGAGAAAATTGGTACAGTAGTGAGGAGAACATTATAA
- the rpsB gene encoding 30S ribosomal protein S2, translated as MAVISMKQLLEAGVHFGHQTRRWNPKMKKYIFVERNGIYIIDLQKTVRKLEEAYSFMKQVGEEGGKVLFVGTKKQAQDAIKEEAERSGNYYINQRWLGGTLTNFGTIQKRVNRLKQIERMEEDGTFEVLPKKEVVQLKKQHERLVKFLGGIRDMKALPDVMFVVDPRKERIAVAEAMKLNIPIVGIVDTNCDPDEIDYVIPANDDAIRAVKLLTGKMADALLESKPEEDEETQAESAE; from the coding sequence ATGGCAGTAATCTCAATGAAACAATTGTTAGAAGCTGGTGTACACTTCGGTCACCAGACTCGTCGTTGGAACCCGAAAATGAAAAAATATATTTTCGTGGAACGTAACGGTATCTACATCATCGATCTACAAAAAACAGTTCGCAAACTGGAAGAAGCTTATAGCTTCATGAAACAAGTTGGCGAAGAAGGCGGAAAAGTTCTTTTCGTTGGTACGAAAAAACAAGCTCAAGACGCTATTAAAGAAGAAGCAGAACGCTCTGGTAACTATTACATCAACCAACGTTGGTTGGGTGGAACACTTACTAACTTCGGTACAATCCAAAAACGTGTGAACCGTTTGAAACAAATCGAGCGCATGGAAGAAGATGGAACTTTTGAAGTTCTACCGAAAAAAGAAGTTGTTCAGTTGAAAAAACAACACGAACGTCTTGTTAAATTCTTAGGCGGTATCCGTGATATGAAAGCTCTACCGGACGTAATGTTCGTAGTTGATCCACGTAAAGAACGCATTGCAGTTGCAGAAGCAATGAAATTGAACATTCCAATCGTTGGTATCGTTGATACGAACTGTGATCCGGATGAAATCGATTATGTTATTCCTGCAAACGATGATGCAATTCGCGCAGTTAAATTATTAACTGGTAAAATGGCGGATGCTTTGCTTGAATCAAAACCGGAAGAAGATGAAGAAACTCAAGCTGAATCTGCTGAGTAA